Proteins encoded in a region of the Acidobacteriota bacterium genome:
- the pstC gene encoding phosphate ABC transporter permease subunit PstC: MSVLHRQQPVGSALTPVGENLRFVPRRSSRASRFADFSFQGLVWLSAAGVLAIVAFILTELIKGSSLSLHQFGWKFFIGSDWDPVNGNFGSVPFIYGTLVSSLVALIIAVPLSLGVAIFITEMCPRSLRGILSYLTELLAAIPSVIYGMWAIFVLIPLLRRYIGPALAKTLGWTGLFTGPIYGGGMLTAGIILAIMIVPIISSITREVLTAVPHQQREAALALGATRWEMIRVGVLRNARAGICGAIILGLGRALGETMAVTMVIGNRPEITKSLFAPAYTMASVIANEFSEATDDLYLSALIEIGLALFLVTIVVNLFAQLLVWSVTRGAPRRANA; this comes from the coding sequence ATGTCCGTGCTCCACCGGCAACAACCTGTGGGATCTGCGCTGACCCCGGTCGGCGAAAACCTGCGCTTCGTGCCTCGGCGGAGCAGCCGGGCGAGCCGGTTTGCGGATTTTTCCTTTCAGGGCCTTGTCTGGTTGTCTGCCGCCGGCGTCCTGGCGATTGTCGCCTTCATCCTGACGGAGCTCATTAAGGGTTCGAGCCTCTCACTTCATCAGTTCGGCTGGAAGTTTTTCATTGGTAGCGACTGGGACCCGGTAAACGGAAATTTCGGATCTGTACCGTTCATCTACGGAACACTGGTCTCGTCGTTAGTCGCTTTGATCATTGCGGTACCCCTGAGTCTGGGCGTTGCGATTTTCATTACGGAGATGTGTCCTCGATCTCTGCGCGGGATTCTGTCGTATCTCACCGAGCTTTTAGCTGCGATACCCTCCGTGATTTACGGAATGTGGGCGATCTTTGTGCTCATCCCGCTGCTCAGGCGTTACATCGGACCTGCATTGGCGAAGACGCTTGGCTGGACAGGTCTGTTCACTGGTCCGATCTACGGAGGGGGCATGCTGACCGCCGGCATTATTCTCGCGATCATGATCGTACCCATCATTTCTTCCATCACGCGCGAGGTTCTAACCGCCGTACCACACCAGCAGCGCGAAGCTGCCCTCGCTTTGGGAGCTACGCGGTGGGAGATGATTCGAGTCGGCGTGCTGCGCAATGCCCGCGCCGGCATCTGTGGCGCGATCATCCTCGGATTAGGACGAGCTCTGGGCGAGACTATGGCTGTCACTATGGTGATCGGAAATCGTCCGGAGATTACGAAGTCGTTGTTTGCTCCGGCTTACACCATGGCAAGCGTGATTGCGAATGAATTCAGCGAAGCGACTGACGACTTGTATCTGAGCGCGCTTATCGAAATTGGACTTGCCCTATTTCTAGTGACGATCGTGGTCAACTTGTTTGCGCAACTGTTGGTCTGGAGCGTAACCCGGGGCGCTCCACGGAGAGCCAATGCCTGA
- the pstA gene encoding phosphate ABC transporter permease PtsA, producing MPEANLTIQWHRRLMDQLATTLAIICVLLVIIPLAAIFIYLVIRGVASLNVAFFTHIPSGSPGEPGGGMANAIVGSAIVLLTGSLIGVPLGVGSGIYLSEYSRGQFGRVVRFTADVLNGVPSIVIGIAVYALLVIRQKHFSALAGGVALGIMMIPIITRSTEEMLRLVPNSIREAALGLGIPQWRSTLSITLRTAISGVITGVMLAFARVSGETAPLLFTVLGNQFWSTKLNQPIAALPLQIYVYALSPYDEWHRLAWGGALVLIVLIVATSASVRWIASRGFAGSAR from the coding sequence ATGCCTGAGGCGAATCTCACCATCCAGTGGCATCGTCGCCTGATGGATCAGCTCGCAACCACCCTAGCAATCATTTGCGTCTTGCTGGTCATAATTCCTCTGGCAGCGATCTTTATTTACCTGGTGATTCGCGGAGTCGCGTCGCTCAATGTCGCATTCTTCACCCACATCCCCAGCGGCAGTCCGGGTGAGCCGGGAGGCGGAATGGCGAATGCGATCGTCGGATCGGCGATCGTTCTGCTCACCGGCAGCCTCATCGGTGTCCCCTTGGGAGTTGGATCGGGAATCTATTTGTCGGAATACTCGCGAGGCCAATTCGGCAGAGTTGTGCGATTTACCGCTGACGTCCTGAATGGCGTTCCCTCGATCGTAATTGGAATCGCTGTGTATGCCCTGCTGGTCATCCGCCAGAAGCATTTCTCGGCGCTGGCAGGTGGTGTCGCATTGGGAATCATGATGATTCCTATTATCACGCGCTCTACCGAAGAGATGCTGCGGCTGGTGCCTAACTCAATTCGCGAGGCCGCGCTAGGACTCGGCATACCACAGTGGCGAAGTACTCTATCCATTACGCTGCGTACTGCCATCTCGGGCGTGATCACTGGCGTGATGCTGGCGTTCGCGCGCGTGAGCGGTGAGACGGCTCCGCTTCTATTCACCGTGCTGGGGAATCAGTTCTGGAGTACAAAGCTCAATCAGCCCATCGCCGCTTTGCCGTTGCAGATCTATGTTTATGCGCTCTCGCCGTATGACGAATGGCACCGCCTTGCCTGGGGCGGCGCCCTCGTGCTCATCGTGCTCATCGTAGCAACTAGTGCCTCCGTTCGCTGGATCGCCAGTCGCGGATTCGCCGGAAGTGCTCGCTAA